A genomic window from Hypomesus transpacificus isolate Combined female unplaced genomic scaffold, fHypTra1 scaffold_472, whole genome shotgun sequence includes:
- the tbc1d7 gene encoding TBC1 domain family member 7 encodes MAEPDPQRNFRSAYYEKVGFRGVEEKKSLEILLKDNPLDVEKLSTFSQRFPLPSMYRIHVWKVLLGILPPHSDSHTLVAGYRREQYLDILEALEVMRFVHSATPPTHVYLRMFQLESRTLPRRCDTTDPDQEDEDFLAVGRAMEEIVDDPVDCYWLIKCFVNQFNNKFGDSIPHLPKSLEHYLSQEESRLLNHLKNMGALEQLPYNLWFRRCFAGCLPESSLQRVWDKVVSGSCKILVFVAVEILLSYKIMLMGMNRPEGVVSFLCKIPQENTDAIVTKAIDLWHKYCGTPMHSV; translated from the exons ATGGCTGAGCCGGACCCCCAGAGAAACTTCCGCTCTGCCTATTACGAGAAAGTGGGATTccgaggagtggaggagaagaagtCATTGGAGATACTGCTGAAAGATAACCCATTGG ACGTGGAGAAGCTGAGTACATTCAGTCAGAGATTCCCTCTACCCTCCATGTACAGAATACACGTGTGGAAGGTACTTTTAG GCATCCTACCGCCACACAGTGATTCTCACACGCTGGTGGCAGGGTACCGCCGCGAGCAGTACCTTGATATCCTGGAGGCGCTGGAGGTGATGAGGTTCGTCCACTCGGCCACGCCTCCGACCCACGTTTACCTGCGCATGTTCCAGCTGGAGAGCCGGACACTTCCCCGGCGCTGCGACACCACAGACCcg GACCAGGAGGATGAGGACTTCCTGGCCGTCGGCAGAGCCATGGAGGAGATCGTCGACGACCCCGTAGACTGCTATTGGCTGATCAAGTGCTTCGTCAATCAGTTCAACAACAAGTTCGGGGACTCCATCCCCCACTTG CCCAAGAGCCTGGAGCACTACCTCAGCCAGGAGGAATCCAGGCTGCTGAACCATCTGAAGAACATGGGAGCCCTGGAGCAGCTTCCTTACAACCTGTGGTTCCGTCGCTGCTTCGCTGGCTGTCTGCCCGAATCCAGCCTGCAAAG GGTGTGGGACAAGGTGGTCAGCGGCTCCTGCAAGATCCTGGTGTTTGTCGCCGTGGAGATTCTGCTCAGCTACAAGATCATGCTGATGGGTATGAATCGACCGGAGGGCGTGGTCAGCTTCCTGTGCAAA ATCCCCCAGGAGAACACAGACGCCATCGTGACCAAGGCCATCGACCTGTGGCACAAGTACTGCGGCACACCCATGCACTCTGTGTAG